The window GCCCGCCATTTGCTCGTTTGTTTTTAAAATCTTCTGTTTTTCTCTTTTGGTTAGTTTTTTTGGTTCTCCGTTTTTGAAGATTTTTGTGCAGTGGTCTAGAATAACTTCAGGGGCGCCTTTCATGAAAGCCAACAATTTCTCTTCAGACATTTTGTGAACGGTTGTCATCCGTTTCCTTTCTGAAGTAAAGGGAATTTCATGCACACGCGGATATTTTTTCTCTAGCTTGTCTTTTGTCATTCCCGCTTTTGTCGCTGCGACGATTAACGCCCCTTCCGTTGTGTCACCAAGTATTTTTTCTCCGTCCTCCGCAGCTTTGGTGCAGACTGCACTGGCGCCCAATAACAAATTCAGGTTTGCGTTTTCCTTTGCATCCATAGGTTTGTTTTTCAGCATAAATTGTCCCTTTGCCTCGTAGCCAACGCCGGTAACTTCAATGATTTTGTCGTTGGTGAAAATTTTACGGACGGTCATTTCACCTCTGGTTAGTGTTCCAGTTTTGTCGGAGCAAATGACTGTGGTGGCGCCTAAAGTTTCTGCAGATGCAAGTCGTCTAATTATTGCGTTGCGTTTTGCTAGTTCGCGGGCTCCTAAGGCTAGTGAAATTGTTACTACTGCGGGGAGTCCTTCTGGAACGGCTGACACTGCCAACGCAATTGCTGTTATGAAGTTCTCTACTAGTGTTCCAGGTCTCGCGGGGTCTAACATTTCTAGAACGAAAATTGCGACACATGCAAATACAATGATTATTCCTAACTTCTTTGCGAAGTTTTCCAATTTGAGCTTTAAAGGCGTTTCCTCTGCTTCAACAGATTGCACCATTTCAGCAATTTTTCCAAACTCAGTTTCCATACCTGTAGATGTTACTACAGCCTTCCCTCGGCCGTATGTTACATAAGTCGCCGTAAATATCATGTTTTTTCTATCGGCTACAGGCGCATTTTCCTCAATGGTGCTAATTCTTTTCTCTACCTGTGTAGACTCGCCAGTTAAAACAGCTTCGTCGGTTCTCAGCTCTACAACTTCAACTAGTCTGCTGTCTGCGGGAACGCGGTCCCCAGACTCTAAAAGCAAAATGTCCCCAGGCACAACTTCTTTTGCGGGAACCATTACTTCTTTTCCATTTCTCATTAATCGGGCTTTTGGGGCAGTGAGTTTTCTCATGGCGTCCATTGCTTTTTCAGAGCGGTATTCTTGGACGAAGCCGACAACTGCGTTGAGAACTACTATGGCGGCTATCGTTATGGCATCGGTGGCCTCTCCAACAGCAAGGGAGATAGCTGTTGCGATTAACAGCATAATCACGAAAATGTCTTTGAATTGGTTTAGAAAGATCTGGAATGCAGTGGTTCTTTTTGTCTCTTTGAGTTCGTTGAGTCCATACTTCTCTAAACGTTGCTTTACCTCTTCTTCTTTTAAACCAAGAGGGTCTGTTTGCAACTCCTCAAGTACTATCTCAATTGACTTAGAATGCCACGCTTTACTCATCGTTATACGCGCCTGTAACAGATTGTAGCTTTAACAGGATTTCTCCTTAAAGGATTTTTCTGTCACAATCCTCCCATCAAGAACCCTTTTCTGCGAGCAACATTACGTCTTGTGTTCGGAATTGATGGAAAATCTTTTATGTATTATCATAACAAACCATAATACATTGTTATGGAGGAAAAGTCATGTCTAAATGTCCAAATTGCGGCGCTGACGGAAAGTTCAGAAAGAAATGGAAAATGGCTGGTCGACCAGACAAACAGGGCAAGAGAATGCAACTTGAAATCGGCTTATACGACTGTCCAAAATGCGATAAAGCATTTCGTGTTGTTCTAGGTAAGAAGAAAATTTAAACCGGCAATTCAAGCTGAAAATCACTTCAAAAGCCGAAATCTCCGCGATCTAGACTCTAAGCTCCTTTAATTTCCCCTTTTTATGTTTTCTTCGAATGTTAAATTTAAATATGCGACAAGCAACAAACACAGCAAAACCATCGTTAAAGCAAGAGGTCAATAGAATGTCAAAACTTAAAGATGCACTGAAAAATGAATACGTAAAATCTCTGATTCTTCTAGCGATTATTCTATGCAGCATTGTTGCTTTCTGGTTTGGTTTGAAAACATACTTGAGAACTGACTATCCTTTGCTTGCAGTGGCTTCAGGAAGCATGATTCCCACTTTGAATGTCGGTGATTTGATAATTGTTCAAGGTGGACTAAATGTAGATGATATTGTTGCGGAATATGAGACAGGCGACGTTATAGTTTTTCACAAACCACGTAATTCAGACGAGCTTATTGTTCACAGAGCCGTAGAAAAACATGGGAGTGGTGATATTGCATTTTTAAAGACCAAAGGAGACAACAACCCTTCGGGCACCGACCCTTGGGAAGTCGATAACACTGACCTTGTCGGCAAAGTTGTATGGAGCATTCCGTACCTTGGTCAAATTCCCTTACTCGTCCGTACACCGACAGGAATGTCAATCATTGTCATTTTAATAGTAATTCTAATTCTTCTTGAATTTGTAATTCCATCCTCTAAGGAAAAGAAAAAACCAGAACAATCCACAGAAGAAACTGACGTTTTGAACATTGGATCTCTATAAGGCTTCTTTCTCAACGCATGTGTGAGAATTCTTCAACTCACTGAAACTTGTCAGATTCTTCTCATAATTGTTCTATAACTGAAGAAACTGAAGCCTTGTGTAGTCTTTTACCTCTTTCCAAGGCGCTCGAACACAAGTTGAATCCTCCAGCAGCTTCAAATGTTACTGAGGGAATGTCATAGTTTAAGGAATAATGCGTATCGAGAACGTTTTCATTTGGCATAAGCAGACGACCATGAATCGAAGGTCATAATCCGTTTATATCTGCTGGGTTTCCACCTTCTCTTCTTACAGCTTTTATAGCTATTTTACAAATTCTAAGAGTCTTTCGAAATATTCTAGGTTTTATTTTAGGGTGAGTTGAGATTGCCGCACAGAAATCGTGGATTGGTTTTCTTAGAATTAAATACTCGTAGTTCAGAAAGAAATTGTGGAGGTCTATAATGATGTTGGGTTTAGTTTCTTTGATTGCTTTAGCAACGATTTTTGTTTCTGGAAATTTTTTCTTCTTATAATCTCGGTTCATGTCTCCTCTATATGGTTTGACTGAGCAGGCGATGTATGAAATAAGTATCGAAGTTCGACCATCCTCGCATACTTTCCTATAAAGCTCCGCTCCATCTGGATTCGCCATGGGGATTATTGAAACTCTAACCTTCTCCATTAAATCCTCTTCATCAAGTAATTCTCCAGCATATTCCATCATCGCTTCTGTTGACGTAGGCTCATTACCGTGCTGTCTACATACTATCAAAACCCGCTTGTCGTCCTTTCCTATTGTTAACAAGTAAATCTCTCTTCCAAGTCCCGATTTGCCAATTGAAAATAACTCAGCGCCCCGATCTCTTAAATGACCCAATTCATCAACGATTTGATGATAAGAACTAAGTCTCAAAGTCCTCCTCCTTCCAAACATTCACAGTTTTTGAGTGAACAACTATTTTCGTAGTTTCCTTATAAATCAGCTTAGTCCAATTGGAACGAAATAATAAGATGCGTGCGGGAGTGCCTTCAGTTTTTGTTTATAAGCCTTATATATATATATAGAGACACATGCAAATGTATAACGCTTAAAGGTGTTATGAATGCAAAAGGTTGATGCCAGTATCCGCATTGAAAACGTGGTTGCTTCCGCAACTTTAAAGCAACGTGTCGACTTGAACGCAGTCGTGAAAGGATACCCAGGTGTAGAGTATCGACCAGAACAGTTTCCAGGCTTGGTTTTTCGTCTTAAAAGACCAAAGACTGCTACTTTGATCTTTAACTCTGGAAAAATGGTTTGCACTGGCGCAAAGTCAGAGAAGGAGGCACGGAGAGCTGTTATGCGCGTGATTAAGGAGTTAAAAAAGAGCGGTATAATCATCATCAGTAAGCCTGAACTGAAAATTCAAA is drawn from Candidatus Bathyarchaeota archaeon and contains these coding sequences:
- a CDS encoding cation-translocating P-type ATPase — its product is MSKAWHSKSIEIVLEELQTDPLGLKEEEVKQRLEKYGLNELKETKRTTAFQIFLNQFKDIFVIMLLIATAISLAVGEATDAITIAAIVVLNAVVGFVQEYRSEKAMDAMRKLTAPKARLMRNGKEVMVPAKEVVPGDILLLESGDRVPADSRLVEVVELRTDEAVLTGESTQVEKRISTIEENAPVADRKNMIFTATYVTYGRGKAVVTSTGMETEFGKIAEMVQSVEAEETPLKLKLENFAKKLGIIIVFACVAIFVLEMLDPARPGTLVENFITAIALAVSAVPEGLPAVVTISLALGARELAKRNAIIRRLASAETLGATTVICSDKTGTLTRGEMTVRKIFTNDKIIEVTGVGYEAKGQFMLKNKPMDAKENANLNLLLGASAVCTKAAEDGEKILGDTTEGALIVAATKAGMTKDKLEKKYPRVHEIPFTSERKRMTTVHKMSEEKLLAFMKGAPEVILDHCTKIFKNGEPKKLTKREKQKILKTNEQMAGDALRVLGVAFKELTDVELEDFRELSKAEETNKRIESDLVFVGLVGMIDPPREEAKEANKLCQQAGIRTVMITGDHKLTAVAVAKEIGITKGNPHDMVLTGTKLDAMSDEDFEKVVKDVRVYARVAPEHKLRIVKALKKKGEIVAMTGDGVNDAPALKQADIGVAMGITGTDVTKEAADMVLADDNFATIVSAVEGGRAIYDNIRKFSFFLLRCNFDELALIGTFALLGLELPLTAGMILWLNLVTDGGPALALTMDPPEKDVMQRPPRDPKQGVLHGRLASIIATFTLQFLLTGGLFYWQYYMLPGPLTELKLAQARTMAFTRATLQELFVVWNCRSEKHNAFKVGFLSNKFLLIAVIGSAVLTILVPFIGLFGTVVMDDPLEWALVVVTAMSGFLILPEVFYNRKVFKWR
- a CDS encoding signal peptidase I, with the translated sequence MSKLKDALKNEYVKSLILLAIILCSIVAFWFGLKTYLRTDYPLLAVASGSMIPTLNVGDLIIVQGGLNVDDIVAEYETGDVIVFHKPRNSDELIVHRAVEKHGSGDIAFLKTKGDNNPSGTDPWEVDNTDLVGKVVWSIPYLGQIPLLVRTPTGMSIIVILIVILILLEFVIPSSKEKKKPEQSTEETDVLNIGSL
- a CDS encoding M14 family zinc carboxypeptidase, which produces MRLSSYHQIVDELGHLRDRGAELFSIGKSGLGREIYLLTIGKDDKRVLIVCRQHGNEPTSTEAMMEYAGELLDEEDLMEKVRVSIIPMANPDGAELYRKVCEDGRTSILISYIACSVKPYRGDMNRDYKKKKFPETKIVAKAIKETKPNIIIDLHNFFLNYEYLILRKPIHDFCAAISTHPKIKPRIFRKTLRICKIAIKAVRREGGNPADINGL
- a CDS encoding TATA-box-binding protein — translated: MQKVDASIRIENVVASATLKQRVDLNAVVKGYPGVEYRPEQFPGLVFRLKRPKTATLIFNSGKMVCTGAKSEKEARRAVMRVIKELKKSGIIIISKPELKIQNIVASASLGGMIDLEKATYDLEKTMYEPEQFPGLIYRMAEPKVVILLFASGKLVCTGAKREQDVYEAVGKLHKELEEKELIFYD